One window from the genome of Candidatus Zixiibacteriota bacterium encodes:
- the pruA gene encoding L-glutamate gamma-semialdehyde dehydrogenase — protein MYRIPQPKNEPILNYAPGSPERAALKEAIKFLKANPIDVPLVIGGQEIKTDHKIKITAPHDHNLLLGHYYQGGEKEVKMAVEAAVEAQKSWQHMPWEQRSAIFLRAADLISTKYRYIMNAAAMLAHSKTAHQAEIDAVAELADFYRFNCWCAQQIYDTFQPESSPGVWNRIDHRPLEGFVFAVTPFNFISINGNLPVAPAIVGGVSVWKPASTATYTSHWIMKILREAGLPDGVVNLLFAKGRDIGELVLKSRHLAGIHFTGSTPVFQMMWKTVGDNLPNYNTYPRLVGETGGKDFIIAHPSADVDAVVANTIRGAFEFQGQKCSAASRCYFPESLWPTIKQKMIAELGTIKMGDVENFGNFMGAVIDGAAFKSITEYIDYAKQHKDKCEIVFGGRYDDSKGWFIEPTVVATTDPHFRLMVEEIFGPVLTIYVYKDAEYANTLHLCDQTSPYSLTGAVFARDRMAVALAERTLRHAAGNFYINDKPTGAVVGQQPFGGGRASGTNDKAGAIQNMMRWISPRTVKENFIPPTDYRYPFLKE, from the coding sequence ATGTACCGCATTCCCCAGCCGAAAAATGAACCGATTCTGAACTATGCTCCCGGATCGCCGGAGCGGGCGGCGCTGAAGGAGGCGATCAAGTTCTTGAAAGCCAACCCGATCGACGTGCCGCTCGTGATCGGCGGACAGGAGATCAAGACCGATCATAAGATCAAGATCACGGCCCCCCACGACCACAATCTCCTCTTGGGACATTACTACCAGGGCGGCGAGAAAGAGGTCAAGATGGCGGTGGAGGCGGCGGTCGAGGCGCAGAAGAGCTGGCAGCACATGCCCTGGGAGCAGCGCTCGGCGATTTTCCTCAGAGCTGCCGACCTCATCTCCACCAAGTACCGGTACATCATGAATGCGGCGGCGATGCTGGCGCATTCCAAAACCGCGCACCAGGCCGAAATCGACGCGGTGGCGGAACTGGCCGATTTCTACCGCTTCAACTGCTGGTGCGCCCAGCAGATCTACGACACATTCCAGCCGGAGAGTTCGCCGGGCGTCTGGAACCGGATCGATCACCGGCCGCTCGAGGGTTTCGTGTTCGCGGTGACGCCTTTCAATTTCATCTCGATCAACGGTAACCTCCCGGTCGCCCCGGCGATCGTGGGGGGCGTCTCGGTGTGGAAGCCGGCCTCGACGGCGACTTACACCTCGCACTGGATTATGAAAATCCTCCGCGAGGCGGGGTTGCCCGACGGCGTGGTGAACCTGCTGTTTGCGAAGGGGCGGGACATCGGCGAACTCGTGCTCAAGAGCCGCCACCTCGCCGGGATCCATTTCACCGGCTCGACGCCGGTGTTCCAGATGATGTGGAAGACGGTCGGCGACAACCTTCCGAACTACAACACCTACCCGCGCCTGGTCGGCGAAACGGGCGGCAAGGATTTCATCATCGCGCATCCCTCGGCCGACGTCGACGCGGTGGTGGCCAACACGATTCGCGGCGCCTTCGAGTTCCAGGGGCAGAAGTGCTCGGCCGCCAGCCGCTGCTATTTCCCCGAATCGCTCTGGCCGACGATCAAGCAGAAGATGATCGCCGAACTCGGGACGATCAAGATGGGGGATGTCGAGAACTTCGGCAACTTCATGGGGGCCGTGATCGACGGCGCGGCGTTCAAGTCGATCACCGAGTACATCGACTACGCGAAGCAGCATAAGGACAAGTGTGAGATCGTCTTCGGCGGCCGCTACGACGATTCCAAGGGGTGGTTTATCGAGCCCACTGTGGTGGCCACAACCGACCCGCACTTCCGCCTCATGGTCGAAGAAATCTTCGGGCCGGTGCTCACGATCTACGTATACAAGGACGCCGAGTACGCCAACACGCTGCACCTGTGCGACCAGACCTCGCCCTACAGCCTCACGGGCGCGGTGTTCGCGCGCGACCGGATGGCGGTGGCGCTGGCCGAACGGACACTGCGCCACGCCGCGGGCAATTTCTACATCAACGACAAACCGACCGGCGCGGTGGTGGGGCAGCAACCGTTCGGCGGCGGGCGCGCCAGCGGGACCAACGACAAAGCCGGGGCGATCCAGAATATGATGCGGTGGATCTCGCCGCGCACGGTGAAGGAGAATTTCATTCCGCCGACCGACTACCGCTACCCCTTCCTGAAGGAGTAG